The genomic interval CCGCGATCAGCCCTCCGACCGCCGCGTTGACCGGCTGGCGCGCGATGAGACGCGCCACGACGAAGACCGCGGCGATGCCGACCGAGAGCGCCAGCGACAGCCACAGGTCGCCCTGACCTGTGCTCGGATCGATCGTCACCGTGTAGGCGATGATGAACACGAGCCCCGGGACGACCGACTCCAGGATGCCGCGCCAGCCGCCCATTGCGCGCCACACGACGTGCCCCGTCGACTTGCCCTCGGCCGGGTCGAGCCCGGCCCGACGGGCCGCTCCGCCGAGAGCCGCGCTGAGGATGTCGGACGCCGACTGCGGCGCGCTCTCGCTGCCGGACGACGGCGTCTCTGGGGTGTCCGGGCGCGGTTCGTCGCTCACGTGGTGCCCGGTGTTGCCGGCATCCGCAGCGGGATCAGGTCGCGGGGTGGCATAGGCGAGCCGCCTCGCACCACGACGATGGAGCGGAACAGGTCCTCGATCTTCTCGGCCGCCTCGACGTCGGCCGTCGCCGCTCCGCCGATGACGCCGCGGAGGAACCAGCGCGGACCGTCGACGCCCACGAAGCGCGCGAGGCGCTTGCCCGCGGTGCTGTCCGGGCCCGCGACGACGGGCACCTCCGCGAGCAGCTCGGGACCGAGCGGTCCCTGGCGCTCCTCGACGCGGCCGCCCTGCTGGCGGATCTGCCCGCGGATCTGCTCGCGCGTCTCCTCCCACAGTCCCGTCGAGCGCGGCGCGGCGAACGGCTGCACCTGAAGGGTGGAGCCGGCGTAGTCGAGGCCGACCGCGACGATCCGCTTGGTCTGCTCCTCGACCTCGAGCCGGAGGTTCAAGCCCTCGCGGGGGAGGATCTTGATGCCGCCGAGGTCGATGTACGGACGGACCGGATTCGCCTCGGTCTCATCGAAGGGGCCCAGGACTGCGCGGTCGGGCAATGCGGGCGCGGCTGTGCGGTCGTCGTCGACGGGGATGCCGTCGTCCGAGGATGTCGGGTCGGTCATGCGAGGATTCCGTCCTTCTTGATTCCGGTCGATCCGAAGCCGCCATCGCCTCGGACGCTCTCGGGCAGAGCCTCGACCGGAATGAACTGTGCGCGCGTGACGGGCATCACGATGAGCTGCGCGATGCGGTCGCCGACGGCGATGTCGTACGCCTCATCGAGGTCGGTGTTGAGCAGGGTGACCTTCAGCTCGCCGCGGTAGCCGGCATCCACTGTTCCCGGCGAGTTGACGATCGTGATCCCGTGCTTCGTCGCGAGCCCGCTGCGCGGGACGACGAACGCGGCGAAGCCCTCGGGAAGGGCGATGCGGACACCCGTGCCCACGAGGGCCCGCCTGCCGGGTTCGAGGCGCACCGCCTCGGCGGCCACCAGGTCGGCTCCGGCGTCACCGGGATGCGCGTAGGTGGGAACGTCGGGGGCGATAATGAGGACGTCCACCGTTTCAGTCACCCAACGAGGGTAATGCAGAAGACAGCGCGCAGTGTCGGCCCCCAGTACCGGGAGCGGCTCGGTCCATCGTTGTGGGCGCTCGTGAGTGCCGCGGTGGCCGCGCCCATGGCGGCGCTGGTGTTCGCCCCGCTCAACACCACGATCGCCCTCGTGATCGGCGCCGGGGTCGGAGTGGCCATCATCGCGCTGATGGTCGCGGGAGCACCGGTCCTCGATGTGCGCGACGGTGTACTGCGGGCCGGACGCGCTCACATCGATGTCGACCTGCTCGGCGACGCGGTCGTCCTGACCGGCGACCCGGCACGCCACGCACGCGGTGCTGGTCTCGACCCGCGCTCGTGGCATGTCATCCGCGGCGGAATCGACGGGATAGTGATCATCACCGTGACCGACCCGGACGACCCCACCCCGATGTGGGTGGTGTCATCGCGGACGCCGGACCGGTTCGCTGCGGCGCTCCGGCTCGCTCAGGCTACGCGGCGCACTCCGAGCAGATAGGGCCATCCGCGCCCTCGTGATCGAGTTGCGAGCGATGCTTCACCAGGAAGCAGTTGGAGCATGTGAATTCGTCCTCCTGCGCGGGCAGCACGACGACGTCGAGCTCGAGGTCGGACAGGTCCGCCCCGGGCAGTTCGAATCCCGAGGGGTTGTCGGCGTCTTCCACATCGACCGAGCCCGACAGCTTGTCGGGCACTCGCTCCTTGAGAGCCTCGATCGACTCGCTGTCGTCTTCGGTCTTGCGGGGGGCGTCGTAGTCGGTTGCCATTCGTAAACGTCTCAACTTCCGGAAATCACTGGGGTGCATTCGCCCTTTCGAGCGGGCATAGTTTGCACGACCTCCCCCGATTTCGCAAATGCACTGCTGATCGGAGTAGTCCGTGCCGGTGCTGAAACTCGCGGCACGCGCTGGATATTCCCGCTCGCCGGTGTTGGCCGTGTAAGCATGGGCCGACACGCAGGATCGGAGGGCGTCCGCATGGAACAGCTCAAGGTGATCGGTACCGAGGACGAGGTGCTCGTCCTGGCGACCGACTCGGGCGAGCGATTCTCGCTCGCCGTCGACGAGGTGCTGCGCATGGAGCTCCGCAGGGCACGCCGCGAGCGTGATGCCGAACCATCGGCGAATCGGCCGAGTCCGCGCGAGATCCAGGCGCATATCCGGGCGGGACTGTCGGCCGAAGAGGTCGCGGCGCTGCTCGGAGCCCGGGTGGAGGACGTCGCGCGGTTCGAGACTCCGGTGCTCGCCGAGCGCGAACACGTCGTCGCGCAGGCCCTGGCCGTGCCAGTGCTGCTCGGCGGCGATCTCGAAGGCGACGCACATCCCACGTTCGGCTCGGCCGTGCGGGGCAAGCTTGCCGAAGCGGGTGCGACCGGGGAACGCTGGACCAGCTGGAAAGAGCCGACGGGCTGGATCGTCAAGCTCCAGTTCACCGCGTCGGATGTCGATCACGACGCGCGGTGGAGCTTCGAGCCGCGTCGCAGCACGCTGTCTCCTCTCAACGCCGATGCGATCCAGCTGTCACGGCAGGGTTCCCTGCCTGACGGACTGATCCCGCGGCTGCGCGCTCTCGAGACCGTGCCGCCGAAGGATGAAACGCGCTTCGACAGCGGCGCGTTCGGGCCCCGGAGACTTCCCGACGCCGACCTCGAGACGCCAGAGCTGAGCACGCCGACCGCCCCGGCCGTTCAAGAGGCCGCGATGAAGCGTGCGAACGAGCCCAACGTGACGTCGGCCGAGACCGCCGACCTGCTGGAGGCCCTCCGCCGCCGGCGTGGGCAGCGTGAGCCGCTGCCAGGTCTGGACGACGTGGCCGCTCCGCGGTCCCACTCCCCCGTCGCCCTGTTCGATGCACTCGAGCCCGGCTATGACGAGGCCCCCGTCGACACCGATCCGATCCCGGACTACGACGCGCCGGCATCGGCAGTGGCCGAGGCCGGGCGGCGCAAGGGACGCACATCGATGCCGTCGTGGGACGAGATCGTGTTCGGAGCTCGCACCGAGGACTGATCAGGCGTAGGCGCCGAGACGGATGAGGGGCACGATGCGCTCCTCGTTCGAGAGCGAGCCATGCTGCCCGACCATCTTCTGGGCACCCTTGTCGGTCAGCCGGTCGTCGTAGTACACGATCCCCGACCGGGCTGCCACGAGAACATCGCCGATCCGATCGTGCACCTCGTCCGCGACGGGCCCGAAGAGGCCGGCAGCTATCGCCTCGGAACGTGACAGCACCCACGAGCGGGATGCCTCATGCGCGCGCCAGACGGCGAGCACATCGCTCTGGGCGTCATCCTCCGCATAGAGGTGCAGCATCCGGGGCTCACCGCCGATGAGACGCACTCCGTCGACCATTTCGTCGCCTGAGGCGAGGAGCACATGCCGGTGGAGAGGAATGTCCACCATGCCGTGGTCGGCGGTCACGACGACTCCTGTGCCGCGCGCGATCGCGCTGTCGAGGGTGCGCGCGGCGGCATCCGCCTGCTCGAGCCCGGCCAACCATTCATCGGACTGCCACCCTCGCCGGTGGCCCAGCCCATCGAGCTCGGGCGCGTACACGTAGACGAAGGAACCCGGGTTGCGCGCGGCGAGGTCGGCTGCGAGCTCGGCCCGTTCGTCGAGGCCCTCGGC from Microbacterium pumilum carries:
- the sepH gene encoding septation protein SepH encodes the protein MEQLKVIGTEDEVLVLATDSGERFSLAVDEVLRMELRRARRERDAEPSANRPSPREIQAHIRAGLSAEEVAALLGARVEDVARFETPVLAEREHVVAQALAVPVLLGGDLEGDAHPTFGSAVRGKLAEAGATGERWTSWKEPTGWIVKLQFTASDVDHDARWSFEPRRSTLSPLNADAIQLSRQGSLPDGLIPRLRALETVPPKDETRFDSGAFGPRRLPDADLETPELSTPTAPAVQEAAMKRANEPNVTSAETADLLEALRRRRGQREPLPGLDDVAAPRSHSPVALFDALEPGYDEAPVDTDPIPDYDAPASAVAEAGRRKGRTSMPSWDEIVFGARTED
- a CDS encoding DUF3710 domain-containing protein, which produces MTDPTSSDDGIPVDDDRTAAPALPDRAVLGPFDETEANPVRPYIDLGGIKILPREGLNLRLEVEEQTKRIVAVGLDYAGSTLQVQPFAAPRSTGLWEETREQIRGQIRQQGGRVEERQGPLGPELLAEVPVVAGPDSTAGKRLARFVGVDGPRWFLRGVIGGAATADVEAAEKIEDLFRSIVVVRGGSPMPPRDLIPLRMPATPGTT
- a CDS encoding DUF3093 domain-containing protein, giving the protein MQKTARSVGPQYRERLGPSLWALVSAAVAAPMAALVFAPLNTTIALVIGAGVGVAIIALMVAGAPVLDVRDGVLRAGRAHIDVDLLGDAVVLTGDPARHARGAGLDPRSWHVIRGGIDGIVIITVTDPDDPTPMWVVSSRTPDRFAAALRLAQATRRTPSR
- a CDS encoding DUF4193 domain-containing protein, whose product is MATDYDAPRKTEDDSESIEALKERVPDKLSGSVDVEDADNPSGFELPGADLSDLELDVVVLPAQEDEFTCSNCFLVKHRSQLDHEGADGPICSECAA
- a CDS encoding nucleotide pyrophosphatase/phosphodiesterase family protein, which translates into the protein MSLSLPADPPRARSLTGVVPQMLASLEGRSDWFRPATSAIVFVLDGLGAHNLAARTGHARFLSQASSKRDVARTVFPSTTASALTSLLTGTMPGQHGIVGYRARIPGTDEVVNQLRGWDTDGLPIEWQRSEPLTVGRPSFAVSKAEYADTGFTAAILRGAEFHAAEGLDERAELAADLAARNPGSFVYVYAPELDGLGHRRGWQSDEWLAGLEQADAAARTLDSAIARGTGVVVTADHGMVDIPLHRHVLLASGDEMVDGVRLIGGEPRMLHLYAEDDAQSDVLAVWRAHEASRSWVLSRSEAIAAGLFGPVADEVHDRIGDVLVAARSGIVYYDDRLTDKGAQKMVGQHGSLSNEERIVPLIRLGAYA
- the dut gene encoding dUTP diphosphatase, encoding MTETVDVLIIAPDVPTYAHPGDAGADLVAAEAVRLEPGRRALVGTGVRIALPEGFAAFVVPRSGLATKHGITIVNSPGTVDAGYRGELKVTLLNTDLDEAYDIAVGDRIAQLIVMPVTRAQFIPVEALPESVRGDGGFGSTGIKKDGILA